One genomic window of Cercospora beticola chromosome 5, complete sequence includes the following:
- a CDS encoding uncharacterized protein (antiSMASH:Cluster_17), which translates to MAYTDKSDHQSLLESSEQDADYVRRKPAPICKPACAFYLHILLWLVAIVTGYYWTQNQVERAKRLCGQIIYSPVQNEIEYEVRVFSQAFKPEVTEYWGPPTEKSNKLWEDLLNIGGGVTLTREEASHLANQTSRLDPYYPGKYYAQIGVIHQLHCLYNLRLALFSNRSMYDGTRRKGLLDDDHMYHCIENLREALMCHGDISYVVMQWHEGRQRNVLHGSTPHSCRNFEKIVEWIKPRAVHKFNWAEYHMDPTLVVDGPKIQI; encoded by the exons ATGGCATACACCGACAAAAGTGATCACCAGTCACTACTGGAGAGCAGTGAGCAGGACGCCGACTACGTGAGAAGAAAGCCAGCACCAATCTGCAAGCCGGCATGCGCCTTCTATCTTCATATCCTCCTCTGGCTGGTCGCGATCGTCACGGGTTACTATTGGACACAGAACCAAGTAGAGCGAGCGAAGCGACTGTGCGGCCAAATCATCTACT CTCCTGTTCAAAATGAGATCGAATACGAAGTTCGTGTCTTCTCTCAAGCCTTCAAGCCCGAGGTTACTGAGTATTGGGGCCCGCCGACTGAGAAGAGCAATAAATTGTGGGAGGATCTGCTGAACA TCGGAGGAGGAGTGACACTTACCAGAGAAGAAGCATCGCATCTTGCGAATCAAACATCGCGACTCGACCCGTACTACCCAGGAAAGTACTACGCTCAGATCGGCGTGATACATCAACTTCACTGCCTA TACAACCTCCGGCTGGCATTATTCTCGAATCGATCGATGTACGATGGCACACGTCGAAAGGGTCTGCTCGACGACGACCACATGTATCATTGCATTGAGAACCTTCGAGAAGCACTGATGTGTCACGGTGACATCTCATATGTTGTGATGCAGTGGCACGAGGGACGACAACGCAATGTTCTCCACGGCAGTACACCTCACAGCTGTCGCAACTTTGAGAAAATCGTCGAGTGGATTAAACCTCGTGCTGTTCATAAGTTCAACTGGGCCGAGTATCATATGGACCCGACATTGGTTGTGGATGGGCCAAAGATCCAGATATGA
- a CDS encoding uncharacterized protein (antiSMASH:Cluster_17): MAEVAAWLLQQPELNLSKADATDMAATWSNSMSQTLQPGVQAHMADNSDQHQAPARYARALLQFSATSEPHFAEILVGPLPVSENTTEWQTSDFPWTRKTSGRVRDLRVDKKSESYQHWLHEIGISVSDITQFLLNGAAVGAANDSLHIVPTDPLGQKEDGQIITWYTFRGVSSARFDSSTLLPTGLYFEADVTGRDPHSWEILSWFYDNEAYSTTQELRDACLSESFVKLGMNFNGDWVGTDAQQPVLPLDIITPPMGLSALRYSLDTDEGSISWMGFEFFLGFSQETGLGLFDLRFKGLPLIFELSLQEGLAHYARLFTHILSQACCPCSKTKIYPGRNPFQSNPAPLDSADEFGTHAFELLPGYDCPIGSSYLDVTYFQAGRPMIHKKAICIFEATADAPWQRHTAAGYVTASKKV; the protein is encoded by the exons ATGGCCGAGGTCGCAGCATGGCTACTTCAGCAGCCAGAGCTGAACTTGAGCAAGGCTGATGCGACTGATATGGCTGCAACCTGGTCTAACTCCATGTCACAAACTCTACAGCCCGGAGTACAAGCCCACATGGCTGACAATTCCGATCA ACATCAGGCCCCTGCGCGTTACGCGCGGGCACTCTTGCAATTCAGCGCAACGTCCGAGCCGCATTTCGCGGAAATCCTAGTTGGGCCCCTACCTGTTTCAGAGAACACTACTGAATGGCAGACTTCGGACTTTCCATGGACCCGAAAGACCAGTGGCAGAGTGCGCGACCTGCGTGTCGACAAGAAGAGCGAATCGTACCAGCACTGGTTGCACGAAATCGGAATATCAGTCTCAGACATTACCCAGTTCCTTCTGAACGGTGCTGCCGTGGGCGCGGCTAATGATTCGCTACACATTGTGCCCACTGATCCACTCGGACAGAAAGAAGATGGGCAAATCATCACCTGGTACACTTTTCGTGGGGTGTCCTCCGCAAGGTTCGATAGCTCAACACTTCTGCCGACTGGCCTCTACTTTGAGGCTGATGTCACTGGAAGGGATCCCCACTCTTGGGAAATCTTATCATGGTTCTACGACAATGAGGCATACTCCACTACACAAGAACTCAGAGACGCCTGTCTCTCCGAAAGCTTTGTCAAACTGGGGATGAACTTCAACGGCGATTGGGTGGGCACCGATGCTCAGCAGCCCGTGCTGCCATTGGACATCATTACGCCTCCGATGGGTCTCAGCGCATTGCGATACTCTTTGGATACGGATGAAGGCTCAATATCATGGATGGGTTTTGAATTTTTCCTGGGGTTCAGCCAGGAAACGGGCCTGGGGCTTTTTGATCTCCGTTTCAAAGGGCTGCCTCTGATTTTCGAGCTCAGTCTGCAGGAGGGGCTAGCTCACTATGCTCGTTTGTTCACGCATATACTTAGTCAAGCTTGTTGTCCGTGCTCAAAGACCAAAATCTATCCAGGCCGCAATCCATTCCAGTCCAACCCCGCCCCTCTGGACTCAGCCGATGAATTTGGCACGCATGCGTTCGAGCTCTTACCTGGCTACGATTGTCCAATCGGCTCATCCTACCTCGATGTCACATACTTTCAGGCCGGTAGGCCTATGATCCACAAGAAAGCGATCTGCATCTTTGAGGCCACAGCTGACGCACCCTGGCAGCGGCATACAGCTGCTGGGTATGTCACCGCGAGCAAGAAGGTTTAA